The following coding sequences are from one Brooklawnia cerclae window:
- a CDS encoding amino acid permease, with the protein MSTTTDKEGLAVSGVTYQRADADYFDKRKLQRTAGVWGLWGIGVAAVISGDFSGWNYGIGTAGWGGFLVAAAIVVVMYVMMIESISEMASAMPHTGGAYSFARAAMGPWGGFVTGLAETIEYVMTTAVVIFFSSQYADAIVAQLTGFSLIDQGLAWVWWLVLYAVFVALNTAGASVSFRFAVVVSILSVGILLVFAVLALASGHADFGSLWNIAPADGGSTFLPFGVAPIFFAMPFAMWLFLGIEELPLAAEEAHNPERDIPRAGRGGLLTLVVTGVIVMVLNPAVLGADAAGSSGEPLLDAFAAIIPGNVAAVLSAFALIGLLASVQGIMFAYGRNMYSLSRAGYYPKFLSLTGERQTPYLALAVGAVIGFISLFIVQYGGEAAGSVVLNIAVWGAVLSYLLQMTSFVILRVKSPGAARPHPSPFGVPGAVIAGVIALAIFIGVLLNPDYTAAIYTIVVVYIAALVLFAVFGRKNLVLSPEEEYALSGGLKDGPEHVD; encoded by the coding sequence ATGTCGACTACCACCGACAAGGAAGGTCTCGCCGTATCGGGGGTGACGTACCAACGAGCGGACGCTGACTACTTCGACAAGCGCAAACTCCAGCGCACTGCGGGCGTCTGGGGACTGTGGGGCATCGGGGTCGCCGCCGTGATCTCCGGTGACTTCTCGGGGTGGAACTACGGCATCGGCACCGCGGGCTGGGGAGGCTTCCTGGTGGCCGCGGCGATCGTCGTCGTCATGTACGTCATGATGATCGAGTCGATCTCCGAGATGGCCTCGGCCATGCCGCACACCGGCGGTGCCTACTCGTTCGCCCGGGCCGCCATGGGGCCGTGGGGTGGGTTCGTGACCGGGCTCGCCGAGACAATCGAGTACGTCATGACCACCGCGGTGGTCATCTTCTTCTCGTCGCAGTACGCCGACGCGATCGTCGCCCAGCTCACCGGATTCAGCCTGATCGATCAGGGCCTGGCATGGGTGTGGTGGTTGGTGCTCTACGCCGTCTTCGTGGCGCTCAACACTGCGGGGGCGAGCGTCTCCTTCCGCTTCGCCGTGGTCGTCTCGATCCTGTCGGTCGGCATCCTGCTGGTCTTCGCGGTGCTCGCCCTCGCCAGCGGGCATGCGGACTTCGGCTCGTTGTGGAACATCGCCCCGGCCGACGGTGGCTCGACCTTCCTGCCGTTCGGTGTGGCACCGATCTTCTTCGCCATGCCTTTCGCGATGTGGCTGTTCCTGGGTATCGAGGAACTCCCGCTGGCCGCCGAGGAGGCGCACAACCCGGAGCGTGACATCCCGCGCGCCGGCCGGGGTGGCCTGCTGACCCTGGTCGTCACCGGCGTGATCGTGATGGTGCTGAATCCGGCCGTGCTGGGGGCGGACGCCGCGGGCTCGTCCGGCGAGCCGCTGCTGGACGCCTTCGCGGCCATCATCCCCGGCAACGTCGCAGCCGTGTTGTCGGCGTTCGCCCTGATCGGTCTGCTGGCGTCCGTGCAGGGCATCATGTTCGCCTACGGACGCAACATGTACTCCCTGTCCCGCGCCGGCTACTACCCGAAGTTCCTCTCGCTGACCGGCGAGCGGCAGACCCCCTACCTCGCGCTCGCCGTGGGTGCCGTCATCGGCTTCATCTCGCTGTTCATCGTGCAGTACGGCGGCGAGGCGGCCGGTTCGGTGGTGCTCAACATCGCGGTGTGGGGCGCGGTGCTGTCCTACCTCCTGCAGATGACGTCCTTCGTCATCCTGCGGGTGAAGTCCCCCGGCGCGGCGCGGCCGCACCCGAGCCCCTTCGGGGTTCCCGGGGCCGTCATCGCCGGGGTGATCGCGCTGGCCATCTTCATCGGCGTGCTGCTGAACCCCGACTACACGGCGGCGATCTACACCATCGTCGTGGTCTACATCGCGGCGCTGGTGCTGTTCGCGGTGTTCGGGCGCAAGAACCTCGTTCTGTCGCCCGAGGAGGAGTACGCGCTGTCCGGGGGCCTGAAGGACGGGCCGGAGCACGTGGACTGA